CAGACGAGGTGTACCGTAATGCAAAAGGTGAAAAAATCACCGAGACTACCTGGACGCATCTCGTCATCTGGGGCAAGAATGCGGAGATCTTGGAAAAATACACCGACAAAGGCTCCGAAATCGCCATCGAGGGTAAGCTATCCAATCGCTCCTACACCGACAAAAACGGGGAGAAGAAATACATCACCGAAGTAGTTGTCAATGAAATCCTGCTCTTGGGAGGCGGACCTAAAGCTGAAAAAGCCCAGTTCGAAAAAGCAGAAGCAGAC
Above is a window of Algoriphagus sanaruensis DNA encoding:
- a CDS encoding single-stranded DNA-binding protein translates to MNALRNKVQLIGRLGAKVEIKNLENGKIVGNVNIATDEVYRNAKGEKITETTWTHLVIWGKNAEILEKYTDKGSEIAIEGKLSNRSYTDKNGEKKYITEVVVNEILLLGGGPKAEKAQFEKAEADLPF